The following is a genomic window from Puntigrus tetrazona isolate hp1 chromosome 20, ASM1883169v1, whole genome shotgun sequence.
AAacacaaggcgcgattctgtggCTAGGGAAAGAAATgcttatacaaataaaagtaaacccTTTCATTCCTTGTTTAACTTATTCACAGGCAGAGCGTTTATTTGGCGGCTGTCTCTAACATCAAATGCtcacagatttaaaaatactactacACGTGCGATTTTTTACTCATCTGTTTACattcacctgaaacacaaaaatggcaGTGTTTATGATGATATACTCATGTATTTTGTATACTcgtcaaatgtaaaaagtgaattctggcctataattttttttctgcagtggaAACAGAACAGTTGATGATTTTTAAGTGGAATGCACATCTCAAATACCCGGTTCTTAGAAATTTGGAACCATTGTTCGATACCTGAACCTATCCGTAACTTGACCATGTTTCAAAGATGGAAGAATACAGTTTTACAACATGAATTATGATTTTGACTGTAAAGGCCGTAACAGTACATTTTTCCAGACAATCTACGAGATGCTGTGTACCGATTTTGGTCTAATAAATATCCAagttcaatgaaaaaaatcGTGATCCAGTCCTTTACATTCACAGTGTGTTAGTTTAGATCAGGGGAACTGCAAGCAAGTTTGACACCGGGTCCAAAATCTTttcaccactagatggcagtccAAGTTAAAGGATAATGTAAGAATTTGAAAAACTAAACTGGAACTGTAAGATGTTACTGTACTACTAAAGGATTTAACAGTCATTAACAAAAAGCCACATTTGTGGTGGTGGTGTCcaggttttaaatgaataaagcaatgcaaagtAGTCACATGTGACCTGGCAAGTACCTTCCTTTACCTAGTTGCAACACAGGCTGCCTTGCTAAAACAAACATGTGGGAGAAGCaattgtaagggtccccttttcctgcagaatggaatccagaggccctggtcgaaggtcaatgcgtgttcggtcttttctttgcgtctcctcgaaaatcactaatatttattaatcttttgggtttccaattatagtactgaccttatacacaattttatccgactccaatctttcgtgattttatttatatttatcaaaaggtaactgctgatccctctagttgtgattaaatttggattattaattaactataatatttcctagtttcgacttatcgttcgttaggagtctgggtcgcttagagaccttgtttggccagaacagactcacgacacatctgggctagtccaggtcttagtcagaggctacaccgtagatcgcttaccttaatgcagccatgtcctcgatagactcaaaaagagtaattttttatgcattccccaagtaatagcatgctaagccagtttggaggccagaagtcaagatctcaagacggctccatccatcgatcgttgatctgactcaccctagcacgccaacaatgcggaaaacctcagaagtcactaacctactagaaaagttatttcagacaatattataagttaaccaagatcaacatttattttgccaggtaagaacagtttccaaattggtataattgataaacatttgcacaactgatcagcagtacaaaaataacacaaaactaaataaaacaaacttaaaaggtcagtatgcctggtctttaaaaagtacatggTGTAGTGTATGAGGTCATACACcccactacgggccgatctggctacagaatcgtgccttgttgtgttttgtcactttcctttgtcacagaccagacaaagagagatgccaaatgtagttgtataaaccttttggtgtttaggttcccgtgctccagtgtcacacctggctggaacacgttcagaggcCCAAAAGAAGgacagaatcagaatcagaatcagaatcactttattgccaggtatgtttgcacatacgaggaatttgttttagtgacaaaaactctacagtgcaacacgataacaagacaagacagatataaagagaattatgtacaatatacaaaatataaaatgtgcaacacagcaaaaataaaataaaaatagaaaaaaataaaaatatatactataaacattcaagtgtaacaggaatgtgtttgtgcagtgttatgtgtatgttaaataaataagtgtccttaagtgttcatgacatggactgcctggggaagaaactgttcttttgtctggctgtcctggtacccAGTGCTCTGTAGCgcgaccagacggcaacagtttgaagatggagtgtgctggatgtgaggggtccagagtgattttcttaacccttttgtttaatgtggataggtacagttctatcccatattgactgcatcgtccactgacctgtttgctctgtacgcAAAACTGCAGGGGTCCAGTAGGGTcttgtaaagtccttcagataacccagaaccagtttttcaaatgatttcatgaccaccgacgttagagccacgggtctgaaatcattaagtccattaattttgggtttctttgggatggggatgatggtggagcgtttgaagcatgaaggtactacacacagctccaatgatctgttgaagatctgagtgaagatgggggccagttggtcagcacaggttttcagacaggctggagtaacaccgtctgggcctggtgcctttcttcttttgttcttcctgaagacctggcacacgtcatcttcgctgagttgaagggcaggtgtgagGTGAATTTGGGCAggtgaatttgatttgatttgatttgggggagagggggattacaggaggtgagaattgttccttttcaaacctgcagtagaactcgttcaggtcatctaccagttgttgatttgccacagtgctgggggatggtgccttgtaattggtgatgtctttcagacctttccacacagaagctgtgtcactagaggagaactgggtgcgaagcttttcagaataattcctcttcgccactctgatctccttttctagTGTGTACTTGGCCTGCTTATACAAGGCTCTGTCCCCTATCCTGCGAGCATCTTCTTTGGCTTGACGGAGctgactgagtttagcagtgaaccatggtttgtcattgttgtaagttaaataagtcctggtaggaatacatatgtcctcacagaaactaatatatgatgttaccgtttctgtgagctcgtccagatctgtggcagcagcttcaaagacagtccaatcagtgagagaaaagcaggtttgtaaatcccactctgcttcgttagtccatatttttacagtcctaagaacaggtttagctgatttcagcttttgcctgtaggtcggtatgagatggaccaaacagtgatcagaaagtccCAGGGCAGCTCGTTGGACGGAGTgataagcatcctttattacggtgtagcagtgatccagtatgttacggtctctggttggacaggtaacgtgctgtctgaattttggcagttcacgtGAGAGGTTGGCTTTATTAAAGTCcccgagaatgattaaaacagagtccgggtgttgttgctcagtctctgtgatcagatcggcaagtttttgtaaagccagaCTCACGTGCGCTTGCGGagggatgtaaacacacaccagaataaaCGAGCAAAACTCCCGCGGCGAGTAGAAAGGCTTGCAGTTAATGAAGAGTGCTTCTACATCGGTGCAACACATCTTCTTTAACACAGTTACATCTGTACACCACCTTCTCCTCAGcggaacacagttctaccaagttcttaatcttctccataatataagtgactacggtgaaattgagaccaatttaccaatcgcactgagacctttcaaatgagaccaaacatgaaagtgaagaacaataggttcacaagacacatgacgtataatgccttattcctaatgaactttaaaccaagtcctttgggcagaaggaggagaagcaggaagagcagaggtgaagagggtgtcaaaCACAACAGGGGgaggtggtgttgtttactctccttttgttcttttgaatatctcttctcagatcagtcttattgcatttacaggttttgattcacctccttacacaATAGATACATAACTAAAATAGAAGAGGACTGGAATAAGGCCATTAATGGCATCCCAGCAAACATTGGTCCCAGAGCAACATCTTGTCCCTGGCCAAAAACAGTTGCGATAGGATGATAAATACGCAACCGAGTGTTTCCCCAAAATGCATTTGgataggcaaggcaaggcaaggcaagtttatttatatagcacatttcatacacaatggtaattcaaggtgctttacaaaagaggaaataaaataattacaagatttaaataacaataaaagaaattaaaataaaataaaaacactgatttaagataaattgaatttaaagcaaaagagattgatttaaaacagttaaaaataaaagaagcaaagtagcacagttcggacgcagcacagtgctcattctgtaaatgcacaactaaacagatgagttttgagtctggatttaaaagtgactaatgtttcagcacatctggtctcctcaggaagctggttccagatgcgagcagcataataactaaaagcagattctccttgtttggtgtgaacctttggtatttctaactgacttgatcctagtgatctgagtggtctgttaggtgtataaatagtgatcatatctgcaatgtatttaggtcctagtccattgagtgatctataaacgagtaaaagtgctttaaaatcaattctaaatgtcactggaagccagtgtaaggacctgaggactggtgtgatgtgctctgattttctggttcgagtcaggatcctggcagcagtgttctggatgagctgcagctgtctgatggtctttttgggaaggccagtgaggagaccattacaatagtccaccctgctggtgatgaaggcatggactagtttctccaggtcttgcctgggcacaaagcatctgattcttgcaatattttttaggtggtagtacgctgatttagtcactgctttgacatgacagctgaaactaaggtcggtctctagaatcacaccaagattcttgacttgccttttggttgtttgaccccttgagtcaaggtatgcattcaccttgtgaacttcatagGTTAGGTTTGGATAGGTTTGTACATGTCTACAGTTCTTAGTGGTTGCCTGCAAAGTGATTGAATAACTGTTTTCTGCAAGCTCTCCTGCTGTCAACAGTATATTGAACTATACACAGCCAGAAGTCACAGTAACCACCAACATGTACAAAGtaccttaaatatattttgtaggAAAATTTTCCATGACATAATTTCAGGTCAGCCTCCCATGACTTTTAGGCAAACATCCTGTTACCTAAACAAGTCAACCATCACCACCCAGTTCAGAACCTCATGTTGTAATCCAGGTCAGGCTTGTATAAAAATTCTGCAAAGCCAGAATACCTAGTGAGTTTAAACTATAGCTTGATGGGATGCGTGTTGGTGTTTGAATATCAACTGGGACAGGAGACGCAAGTTTTTCATGGCCAACTCTAGCacaactcaatcaatcatttttatttatatagcgcttttaacaacacaggttgcatcaaagcactgtacagtataatgacagggatgtatagtgacgagagtgaccaatttcttattaaatgcagagacggtctctgtagtcaacgatagtcactagaaattaagtgtccccaaccaagcaagccagaggcgacagcggcaaggaaacaaaaccccatgcatacagaatggagaaaaaaaaaaaaaaaaaaaaaaccttgggagaaaccaaactcagttggggtcagttctcctctgaccggacgcccagcacttaacttccagttccaGTCCAACTGCACTGTCTTTGtataaaagacaagaaaacagATTTTGATCCACaaaaggtttattaaaaaactagATTTACATGACTAGAGTAACTTGTCCACTAGAAACCACAGTTGGTTCACCAAAGATGGCCTGGATAGGAGTAGCTCTTCCTggggggggagagagagaaaaattgtttttattaattcaaataaacggGTCATCTTCTAGTCAAGAGAATACAAGAACTCACGTTTCCTGGTGCAGCTTTGCTCACAAGAGCCAGAAGACGGATGGCACACCTCTGTACTGCAGTGGATGAAGATCTGAGAAGCAAAAGTAGGAGTAGAGATTAGGTCAAGAAGCTCAGTGAAAACCTGGTAAAGGGGGGGCATACCGTTTCCTGCAGAGGAGCCAGTGAGGTTGGATCTACAAACGTAAACATCTTCACAACAAAGCGCTTGTAGTGGGTCGGAACTGCACACCAGATGATCCAGTTACTGGAACCAATGTGGTCAGATAACGGTCATCCTGGTAAGGGCATCTGAAAGGGAAAGGAGGTCAGAAAGTGTCTCCCTGCACACCAACTGGATATAGTCGGCTGTACGCTCACCCATCAATCAGAAGGTCCCACTGGGGCAGACTGAGTGGACTGGAGGTGGAGGTCGCCCAGCAATGTCCCAGCATCAGGACAATGTTGGGGTCAGTCCTCTCCATAATGTGCACTTCAACATACACAGGCTCCATGGGGACTTTTGTGACGGGATAATCAGCGTCACTGTAGTAGGACGTGTAGGCCTCATCCCCTGAGGAACAAAACTAGGCTTTTACCAGAAAGCGCTGCAACCTGGAGACACATGGGACACAGTACTTACCTTCAGCACAGCCCTTGGTGACACACTGGCCATTGGCCAGTCTGAGCTCCACCCTGAGAGGTCCAGGAGCAGCTactggtggaggtggaggaacaGAGTTGACCTCCACAACCAGAGCTTCCACAGATGTTCCAGAGTATCTGCACTGGAAGAGAAGCctggacagagacagacagaaagacaatcAGCTTGTAGCACTGGTCATAGATCATTCTTAGCCAGTCATAGACCACTTACTCAAAGTGACTGTCCCTCGTGATGGATCCAAGTGGTCCAACGCCAACTTCGTATGAGGAGGTCATTCTGTTCTCATACACCACATATCCACTGTCCTCCTGTAAACAGCAACACCGTTAACGTCTAGTCAAATCGTACGCGGTGCAGAATAGAGCCAGAAGCAGCTGCTCACCATCATGCTCGTGCCACATGCGGTCACAGGGAACTGGTATATAGCAAAGGAAGGTGTGGAATCCACAGGAGCGCAAGGCGGGTCACTTCCACCCAGTAGACGAACCGAATCCAGACTCAGTTGAGGCACAGTAACATCTCTAGCGACCACTACCACAAACTGACCATCTCGAATACACTGGACAGTCACTAGAACAAGGTACAAGAGCAGGTTAACGCCGAGTCAAGTTACAGGCAACAGAATTACCCCCCGGAATGCTTACCTGCCCTTCCATAGAAGCATTGCTGCCCATCAAAGCAGCAGTTGATAGCATTACACTCAGCACCACTGATCCCAGGTTGTCCACATGGGATCTGATCATAATCAGCTACAGTACACTTATCAATGGGCTCCGTCTGTGCCACTGGCTTCTGAAGGGGAAACTGCTGGTTAGGTTGTTGAACCagctggctgggtggctgctgttgaactggctgtttaacccactggctgggtggctgctgttgaactggctgcttaacccactggctgggtggctgctgttgaactggctgcttaacccactggctgggtggctgctgttgaactggctgcttaacccactggctgggtggctgctgttgaactggctgcttaacccactggctgggtggctgctgttgaactggctgcttaacccactggctgggtggctgctgttgaactggctgcttaacccactggctgggtggctgctgttgaaccggctgcttaacccactggctgggtggctgctgttgaaccggctgcttaacccactggctgggtggctgctgttgaaccggctgcttaacccactggctgggtggctgctgttgaaccggctgcttaacccactggctgggtggctgctgttgaactggctgctgttgaaccggctgcttaacccactggctgggtggctgctgttgaaccggctgcttaacccactggctgggtggctgctgttgaaccggctgcttatcctgctggctgggtggctgttgttgaaccggctgcttaacccactggctgggtggctgctgttgaaccggctgc
Proteins encoded in this region:
- the LOC122325524 gene encoding LOW QUALITY PROTEIN: zona pellucida sperm-binding protein 4-like (The sequence of the model RefSeq protein was modified relative to this genomic sequence to represent the inferred CDS: inserted 1 base in 1 codon), with protein sequence MVKLRIGSGIEQWFQISKNRVNWSNLPQSPQNIQQLVQQQPPSQKVQQPQQQPPSQVKQPVQQQPVQQQPVQQQPVQQQPVQQQPPSQWVKQPVQQQPPSQWVKQPVQQQPPSQWVKQPVQQQPPSQQDKQPVQQQPPSQWVKQPVQQQPPSQWVKQPVQQQPVQQQPPSQWVKQPVQQQPPSQWVKQPVQQQPPSQWVKQPVQQQPPSQWVKQPVQQQPPSQWVKQPPVQQQPPSQWVKQPVQQQPPSQLVQQPNQQFPLQKPVAQTEPIDKCTVADYDQIPCGQPGISGAECNAINCCFDGQQCFYGRAVTVQCIRDGQFVVVVARDVTVPQLSLDSVRLLGGSDPPCAPVDSTPSFAIYQFPVTACGTSMMEDSGYVVYENRMTSSYEVGVGPLGSITRDSHFELLFQCRYSGTSVEALVVEVNSVPPPPPVAAPGPLRVELRLANGQCVTKGCAEGDEAYTSYYSDADYPVTKVPMEPVYVEVHIMERTDPNIVLMLGHCWATSTSSPLSLPQWDLLIDGCPYQDDRYLTTLVPVTGSSGVQXPTHYKRFVVKMFTFVDPTSLAPLQETIFIHCSTEVCHPSSGSCEQSCTRKRRATPIQAIFGEPTVVSSGQVTLVM